One Paracidovorax avenae ATCC 19860 genomic region harbors:
- the ubiG gene encoding bifunctional 2-polyprenyl-6-hydroxyphenol methylase/3-demethylubiquinol 3-O-methyltransferase UbiG: MSSSTANVDPAELAKFSELAHRWWDLESEFRPLHEINPLRLGWIDGLAPLQGQRVLDVGCGGGILADAMARKGATVTGIDLATKSLKVAQLHALEAGTPHIQYREVSVEALAEESPASFDTVTCMEMLEHVPDPASVVQACARLVKPGGWVFFSTINRNAKAFLLAIVGAEYVLGMLPRGTHEYANLIKPSELATACRAARLDVLQTRGMEYNPLTRRYALSGNTSVNYLMACRRVDA; encoded by the coding sequence ATGAGCTCCTCCACTGCCAATGTCGATCCGGCCGAACTGGCCAAATTCTCCGAACTGGCCCACCGCTGGTGGGACCTCGAAAGCGAATTCCGTCCCCTGCACGAGATCAATCCGCTGCGGCTGGGCTGGATCGACGGCCTGGCCCCACTGCAGGGGCAGCGGGTGCTGGATGTCGGCTGCGGCGGGGGCATCCTGGCCGACGCCATGGCCCGCAAGGGTGCGACGGTGACGGGCATCGATCTCGCGACCAAGTCGCTGAAGGTGGCCCAGCTCCATGCGCTCGAGGCCGGCACGCCCCATATCCAGTACCGCGAGGTCAGCGTCGAGGCGCTGGCGGAAGAGTCGCCGGCATCGTTCGACACCGTGACCTGCATGGAGATGTTGGAGCACGTTCCCGATCCGGCATCGGTGGTGCAGGCATGCGCCCGGCTGGTGAAGCCCGGCGGGTGGGTATTTTTCTCGACCATCAACCGCAATGCAAAGGCATTTCTCCTGGCCATCGTGGGTGCTGAATATGTGCTGGGCATGCTGCCACGTGGAACGCATGAATATGCGAATCTGATCAAGCCCAGTGAATTGGCCACGGCGTGCCGTGCAGCGCGGCTCGATGTCCTGCAGACCCGCGGCATGGAATACAACCCCCTCACGCGCCGTTATGCATTGAGCGGGAATACCAGCGTCAATTACCTCATGGCATGCCGCCGGGTGGATGCGTGA
- the gph gene encoding phosphoglycolate phosphatase (PGP is an essential enzyme in the glycolate salvage pathway in higher organisms (photorespiration in plants). Phosphoglycolate results from the oxidase activity of RubisCO in the Calvin cycle when concentrations of carbon dioxide are low relative to oxygen. This enzyme is a member of the Haloacid Dehalogenase (HAD) superfamily of aspartate-nucleophile hydrolase enzymes (PF00702).) codes for MADIPPFPSRVSAVLFDLDGTLVDSAPDLAAAADKIRTDRGLPSLPLAEYRPMAGAGARGMLAVALGMAPDHPDFPALREEFFANYEDCIHDRTTVFDGVEALVEQLARAGVPWGVVTNKAARFSVPLTEAIPMFRTSGALVSGDTTPHAKPHPAPLLEAAARLGVPPGECLYVGDDERDIVAGNAAGMGTVAALYGYLGKHKEPELWGAHCAIKFPLDLLQWLPKA; via the coding sequence ATGGCGGACATTCCCCCCTTTCCGTCGCGCGTCAGCGCGGTGCTGTTCGACCTCGACGGCACCCTGGTGGACAGCGCGCCGGATCTCGCTGCGGCCGCCGACAAGATCCGCACGGACCGCGGCCTGCCGTCCCTGCCCCTGGCAGAGTACCGGCCCATGGCCGGCGCTGGTGCGCGCGGAATGCTCGCCGTGGCGCTCGGCATGGCGCCCGACCATCCCGATTTCCCGGCGTTGCGCGAAGAGTTCTTCGCCAACTACGAGGACTGCATCCATGACCGCACGACCGTGTTCGACGGCGTGGAGGCGCTCGTGGAGCAGCTGGCCCGGGCGGGGGTGCCTTGGGGTGTGGTCACCAACAAGGCGGCACGTTTCTCGGTGCCGCTGACCGAGGCGATCCCGATGTTCCGGACCTCCGGCGCGCTGGTGAGCGGGGATACCACGCCGCATGCGAAGCCGCATCCCGCTCCGTTGCTCGAAGCTGCCGCCCGGCTGGGCGTGCCACCCGGGGAATGCCTTTATGTCGGCGACGATGAGCGCGACATCGTCGCGGGCAATGCCGCCGGCATGGGAACGGTGGCGGCGCTCTACGGGTATCTCGGCAAGCACAAGGAGCCGGAGCTCTGGGGTGCCCACTGCGCTATTAAATTTCCCCTCGACCTCTTGCAATGGCTTCCCAAGGCCTAA